The Nocardia arthritidis genome has a window encoding:
- a CDS encoding cation:proton antiporter, producing the protein MTFSTLALVVALGLFGPILALRKAWHIPVILGELVVGIIFGTTGFGVLHYSDPIFTFLADMGFAVVMFVAGTHVPVRDPAVRSALDSGVLRAVLVGLLAAAAGFGVAEWFGTGHGAIYAVLMASSSAALVLPIIDSVGLQGKPVLALTAQVAVADTACVVALPLVIDPGNAGRAALGALAVAGCAVVLYFLLRWLEGSGTRRRIHKVSEDRAFALELRGSLAILFTLCAVATQTHVSIMLAGFTAGLAVAAVGEPRRVAKQLFAINDGFLGPLFFVWLGARLNLRDFGTHPRLILLGLALGFGAVLVHLIPRLLGQPVGFGALAAAQIGVPVAAVTVGTQLHVLVPGEAAALMLGALGTIATAAAAASWLAAKRTPTPTASP; encoded by the coding sequence GTGACATTCTCCACCCTCGCGCTCGTGGTGGCGCTCGGCCTGTTCGGGCCGATTCTGGCGCTGCGCAAGGCGTGGCACATCCCGGTGATCCTCGGCGAGCTGGTGGTCGGAATCATCTTCGGCACCACCGGATTCGGGGTGCTGCACTACTCCGATCCGATCTTCACCTTCCTGGCCGATATGGGCTTCGCCGTCGTCATGTTCGTCGCCGGAACCCATGTGCCGGTGCGGGATCCGGCGGTGCGCTCGGCGCTCGACTCCGGCGTGCTGCGCGCGGTGCTGGTCGGCTTGCTGGCCGCCGCGGCCGGATTCGGGGTGGCCGAATGGTTCGGCACCGGGCACGGCGCGATCTACGCGGTGCTGATGGCGTCGTCCTCGGCGGCGCTGGTCCTGCCGATCATCGATTCCGTTGGGCTGCAAGGTAAACCGGTGCTGGCCTTGACGGCGCAGGTGGCCGTCGCGGATACCGCGTGCGTGGTGGCGCTGCCGCTGGTGATCGATCCCGGCAATGCCGGGCGCGCCGCGCTGGGGGCGCTCGCGGTGGCGGGCTGTGCGGTGGTGCTGTACTTCCTACTGCGCTGGCTGGAGGGTTCGGGTACTCGGCGTCGGATCCACAAGGTCTCCGAGGACCGGGCCTTCGCGCTCGAATTGCGCGGCAGTCTCGCCATCCTGTTCACGCTGTGCGCCGTGGCCACCCAGACCCATGTGTCGATCATGTTGGCGGGCTTCACGGCCGGGCTCGCGGTGGCGGCGGTCGGCGAACCGCGCCGAGTGGCCAAACAGCTGTTCGCCATCAACGACGGCTTCCTGGGTCCGCTCTTCTTCGTCTGGCTCGGCGCCCGCCTGAACCTGCGCGACTTCGGCACCCACCCGCGGCTCATCCTGCTCGGGCTCGCCCTCGGCTTCGGAGCCGTACTCGTGCACCTGATCCCGCGCCTGCTCGGCCAACCCGTCGGCTTCGGCGCACTGGCCGCCGCCCAAATCGGCGTCCCGGTCGCCGCCGTAACCGTCGGCACCCAACTACATGTGCTGGTCCCCGGCGAAGCCGCCGCCCTCATGCTCGGCGCCCTCGGCACCATCGCGACCGCCGCCGCAGCCGCCAGCTGGCTCGCCGCCAAGCGAACACCGACCCCAACCGCCAGCCCCTAA
- a CDS encoding RNA-binding S4 domain-containing protein, which produces MTASELSQARVDSWTWAVRLFKTRSAAAEACRGGHVRVNGSTAKPAQPVKPGDEVRIRAGGIERIVIVSRVITKRVGAPIAAQCLIDRSPAPPPKEILAAMPRRDRGSGRPTKRERRETDRLLGRGAE; this is translated from the coding sequence GTGACCGCTTCCGAACTCAGTCAGGCCCGAGTGGACTCCTGGACTTGGGCGGTTCGGTTGTTCAAAACGAGATCCGCTGCGGCGGAGGCCTGTCGAGGCGGACACGTGCGCGTCAACGGTTCGACAGCGAAGCCCGCGCAGCCGGTCAAACCCGGTGACGAGGTTCGGATTCGGGCCGGGGGTATCGAGCGGATTGTTATCGTTTCGCGGGTCATTACCAAGCGGGTCGGTGCTCCCATCGCCGCGCAATGCTTGATCGACCGCAGCCCCGCTCCGCCGCCGAAGGAGATTCTCGCGGCGATGCCGCGCCGGGATCGGGGATCTGGGCGGCCGACCAAACGTGAACGGCGCGAGACGGATCGGCTGCTGGGGCGAGGGGCCGAGTAG
- a CDS encoding C40 family peptidase encodes MGAAAVTTGAFPAIPALAATINVPGMGSFDLPVPPEFEQQVKQLNDTLNSPPPALPQQMQIPGAQGFDAIPNPWDNSPGHVALDAAKTKVGAMYSWGAAGPYNFDCSGLVQWAYRQAGIELPRTSFEQSHVGRPIAFQDLQPGDIVVTNGGGHVGIYAGDGKLLNAVQSGEPVTYTSLHPNQVVTARRIV; translated from the coding sequence ATGGGCGCAGCGGCCGTGACGACGGGAGCCTTCCCCGCGATTCCGGCCTTGGCCGCGACCATCAACGTGCCTGGCATGGGCAGCTTCGACCTTCCGGTGCCACCGGAATTCGAGCAGCAGGTCAAGCAGCTCAACGACACGCTCAACTCACCGCCGCCCGCACTCCCGCAGCAGATGCAGATCCCGGGCGCCCAGGGCTTCGACGCCATTCCGAACCCGTGGGACAACTCTCCCGGCCATGTCGCGCTGGACGCCGCCAAGACCAAGGTCGGCGCCATGTACTCCTGGGGTGCCGCGGGCCCCTACAACTTCGACTGCTCCGGCCTCGTCCAGTGGGCGTACCGCCAGGCGGGCATCGAGCTACCCCGCACCAGCTTCGAACAGTCGCATGTCGGCAGGCCGATCGCCTTCCAGGACCTGCAGCCCGGCGATATCGTCGTCACCAACGGCGGCGGACACGTCGGCATCTACGCCGGTGATGGCAAGCTGCTCAACGCGGTTCAGTCCGGTGAGCCCGTCACCTACACCTCGCTGCACCCCAACCAGGTCGTCACCGCGCGTCGTATCGTATAG
- a CDS encoding AAA family ATPase, with translation MDPVRNPYAPGAGQRPPELAGRDKQLNAFDVVLERIARGRPERSVMLTGLRGVGKTVLLNQLRSAAISRGWGTGKIEARPDQELRRPLSSALHMSARAIATAHRNSERVDDFLGILKAFALRATADKGMRERWQPGIDVPAVTGRADSGDIEIDLIELLKEAAGLASDIGVGIAIFIDEMQDLGPADISAICGACHELSQDAAPLIVVGAGLPHLPAVLSASKSYSERLFSYHRIDRLDRESADQALIAPAQREEVKFTDAALDALYRKADGYPYFVQAYGKAAWDQAPESPITAQDVEVAAPAAEEELAVGFFGSRYERATPAEREYMRAMADLSGDDGPVATSAVASELGRKPASLSPARDGLIKKGLIYSAERGTIGFTVPHFGRYLRSVS, from the coding sequence ATGGACCCCGTGCGGAATCCGTATGCTCCCGGAGCCGGACAGCGCCCGCCCGAACTCGCCGGGCGCGACAAGCAACTCAACGCCTTCGATGTCGTCCTGGAGCGCATCGCCCGCGGTCGCCCGGAACGCAGCGTCATGCTCACCGGTTTGCGCGGTGTCGGAAAAACGGTGCTGCTCAACCAACTTCGCTCCGCGGCCATCTCGCGCGGCTGGGGCACCGGCAAGATCGAGGCCAGGCCGGACCAGGAGTTGCGCCGCCCGCTGTCCTCGGCGCTGCACATGTCCGCGCGGGCCATCGCGACCGCGCACCGCAATTCGGAGCGGGTCGACGATTTCCTCGGCATACTCAAGGCTTTCGCGTTGCGCGCCACCGCGGACAAGGGCATGCGCGAGCGCTGGCAGCCGGGTATCGACGTCCCCGCGGTCACCGGTCGCGCCGATTCGGGGGATATCGAGATCGACCTGATCGAGCTGCTGAAGGAGGCCGCGGGCCTGGCCAGCGATATCGGGGTCGGCATCGCCATCTTCATCGACGAGATGCAGGATCTCGGTCCGGCGGATATTTCCGCGATCTGCGGCGCCTGTCACGAATTGAGCCAGGACGCAGCGCCTTTGATCGTGGTGGGCGCCGGCCTGCCGCATCTGCCCGCGGTGCTCTCGGCCTCCAAGAGCTATTCGGAACGCCTGTTCAGCTACCACCGCATCGATCGGCTGGACCGCGAATCCGCGGATCAGGCGCTGATCGCCCCGGCACAGCGCGAGGAGGTGAAGTTCACCGACGCGGCGCTGGACGCGCTGTACCGCAAGGCCGATGGCTATCCGTACTTCGTGCAGGCCTACGGCAAGGCGGCCTGGGATCAGGCGCCCGAAAGCCCGATCACCGCACAGGATGTCGAGGTGGCCGCGCCCGCGGCGGAGGAGGAACTGGCGGTCGGTTTCTTCGGCTCCCGCTATGAGCGAGCTACGCCCGCCGAGCGAGAATATATGCGCGCCATGGCCGATTTGTCCGGTGATGACGGCCCGGTGGCCACCTCGGCGGTGGCCAGCGAACTCGGCCGCAAGCCCGCATCGCTGTCGCCGGCCAGGGACGGCCTGATCAAGAAGGGTCTGATCTATTCGGCCGAGCGCGGCACCATCGGTTTCACGGTTCCGCACTTCGGGCGTTATCTGCGCAGCGTTTCGTAG